A single genomic interval of Apis cerana isolate GH-2021 linkage group LG2, AcerK_1.0, whole genome shotgun sequence harbors:
- the LOC107992992 gene encoding uncharacterized protein LOC107992992, giving the protein MNSRVCGVLISFWLRLLFYWTGSAAKERSLISNGFLPYRTVQTYQKYCICETSYSCSCCQNVIILYTKVEKNLCVNFTYQRNGLNIDITLNSDMLRARTITDYKSLKFCTNIPGCYFSSACVNVLELNKFPRSITACLRMDIFSKKRLWQLNYDCVAISTELPTIPSNGTMSTTAGTTGMSTTMSAGMTSAMTTSQITTTTMITTIKNTERTTSRDVEVITIPGNESTTVVDIDK; this is encoded by the exons atgaattctaGAGTATGTGGTGTCCTGATTTCATTCTGGTTGCGATTACTCTTTTATTGGACGGGCAGTGCTGCGAAAGAAA gaTCTCTTATATCTAATGGATTCTTGCCTTATAGAACGGTTCAAACTTATCAGAAATATTGTATCTGTGAAACATCTTATTCTTGTTCTTGTTgtcaaaatgttattattttgtataccaaagttgaaaaaaatc tttgcgttaattttacatatcaaAGAAATGGattgaatattgatattacaTTGAATTCCGACATGTTAAGAGCTAGAACAATCAcagattataaatcattaaagttTTGCACTAATATACCAGGATGTTACTTCTCATCTGCATGTGTAAATGTATTGGAACTCAATAAATTCCCCAG ATCGATCACTGCTTGTCTTCGAATGGATATTTTCTCTAAGAAACGATTATGGCAATTAAATTATGACTGCGTCGCCATATCAACAGAGTTGCCTACAATACCAAGTAATGGAACGATGTCAACAACGGCTGGAACTACAGGAATGTCTACGACGATGAGCGCTGGAATGACATCAGCAATGACCACTAGTCAAATAACTACTACGACGATGATAAcgacaataaaaaatacagaGCGTACAACATCACGAGATGTAGAGGTAATAACAATACCCGGAAATGAATCAACAACGGTCGtggatatcgataaataa